Proteins found in one Pseudomonas sp. P8_241 genomic segment:
- the paoC gene encoding aldehyde oxidoreductase molybdenum-binding subunit PaoC: protein MKFETPATTNPIDQLKVVGKATTRIEGPLKTTGQATYAYEHHSAVPNQAYGVVVGSGIAKGRVVSMDLEAARAAPGVIAIVTAANAGKLGKGKYNTAKLLAGPDIQHYHQAVALVVAETFEQAQAAAQLLGIRYERAEGVFDLASVRDCGVEAKEQMADTLHGDFEGAFAAAPVQLDATYTTPDQAHAMMEPMASMAAWDGDKLTLWTSNQMIDWSVTDLATTLGVPKKNVHLISPYIGGGFGGKLFIRSDALLAALGARMAKRPVKVMLARPLMFNNTTHRPATIQRIRIGATADGKITAIAHEGWSGDLPGGKVELAAQPSKLLYAGENRRVTMRLSTLDLPEGNAMRAPGETPGMMALEIAMDEMADKLKLDPIELRILNDTQVDPVNPQRPFSQRRLVECLRTGAERFGWNKRSAQPGTQREGRWLIGMGMGVAFRNNLLMKSGARVRLNDQGIVTVETDMTDIGTGSYTIIAQTAAEMLGVTLEEVVVHLGDSSFPVSAGSGGQFGGNCSTAGVYAACVKLREAVAQRLGMTIDEATFVDGQVRSGEKRVPLRDAAQAGELVAEDTIEFAGLSKKYQQSTFGAHFVEVAVDSATGETRVRRMLAVCAAGRILNPTSARSQVIGAMTMGVGAALMEELAVDKRLGFFVNHDLAGYEVPVHADIPHQEVIFLDETDPISSPMKAKGVGELGICGVSAAIANAIYNATGIRVRDYPITLDKMLDQLPQMI from the coding sequence ATGAAATTCGAAACCCCGGCCACCACCAACCCCATCGACCAGTTGAAGGTCGTCGGCAAGGCCACCACGCGCATCGAAGGACCGCTGAAAACCACCGGGCAAGCGACCTACGCCTACGAACATCACAGCGCCGTGCCAAATCAGGCTTATGGTGTGGTCGTGGGGTCGGGCATCGCCAAAGGCCGCGTCGTTTCGATGGACCTTGAGGCGGCCCGCGCCGCGCCCGGGGTGATCGCCATCGTCACGGCGGCCAACGCTGGCAAGCTCGGCAAAGGCAAGTACAACACGGCGAAACTGCTCGCAGGACCGGACATTCAGCACTACCACCAGGCCGTCGCCCTGGTCGTTGCCGAGACCTTTGAACAGGCGCAAGCCGCCGCGCAACTGCTGGGCATCCGTTACGAACGCGCCGAAGGTGTGTTCGACCTCGCCAGCGTTCGCGATTGCGGCGTGGAAGCCAAGGAGCAAATGGCCGACACCCTGCACGGCGATTTCGAGGGCGCCTTTGCCGCCGCGCCGGTGCAACTGGACGCGACCTACACCACGCCCGATCAGGCCCACGCCATGATGGAGCCGATGGCCTCGATGGCGGCGTGGGACGGTGACAAGCTGACCCTGTGGACCTCCAATCAAATGATTGACTGGTCGGTTACCGACCTGGCGACCACCCTTGGCGTGCCGAAGAAAAACGTGCACTTGATCTCGCCTTACATCGGCGGTGGTTTCGGCGGCAAGCTGTTTATCCGCTCGGATGCCCTGTTGGCGGCACTCGGTGCGCGGATGGCGAAACGGCCGGTGAAAGTCATGCTCGCCCGGCCTTTGATGTTCAACAACACCACGCACCGCCCGGCCACCATTCAACGCATCCGCATCGGCGCGACGGCTGATGGCAAAATCACGGCCATCGCCCATGAGGGATGGTCCGGCGACTTGCCCGGCGGCAAAGTCGAACTGGCCGCGCAACCGAGCAAATTGCTATACGCGGGAGAAAACCGTCGGGTCACCATGCGCCTGTCGACCCTCGACCTGCCCGAAGGCAACGCCATGCGTGCGCCGGGTGAAACGCCGGGGATGATGGCGCTGGAAATTGCCATGGATGAAATGGCCGACAAGCTCAAACTCGACCCGATCGAATTGCGCATTCTCAACGACACCCAGGTCGATCCGGTGAACCCGCAACGTCCCTTCTCCCAGCGCCGCCTGGTGGAATGCCTGCGCACCGGCGCCGAGCGTTTTGGCTGGAACAAACGTTCCGCACAACCAGGCACGCAACGCGAAGGCCGCTGGTTGATCGGCATGGGCATGGGCGTGGCGTTTCGCAATAACCTGCTGATGAAATCCGGCGCACGGGTGCGGCTGAACGATCAAGGCATCGTGACCGTGGAAACCGACATGACCGATATCGGCACCGGCAGCTACACGATCATCGCCCAGACCGCCGCGGAGATGCTCGGCGTTACCCTCGAAGAGGTGGTGGTGCACCTGGGTGATTCGAGCTTTCCGGTCTCGGCGGGGTCCGGTGGCCAGTTCGGCGGCAACTGCTCGACGGCCGGAGTGTATGCCGCGTGCGTCAAGCTTCGCGAGGCGGTTGCTCAACGACTGGGCATGACGATAGACGAGGCAACTTTCGTCGACGGTCAAGTGCGCTCCGGCGAAAAACGTGTGCCGCTGCGTGATGCCGCTCAAGCGGGTGAGCTGGTGGCCGAGGACACCATCGAGTTTGCCGGGCTGAGCAAGAAATACCAGCAATCGACCTTCGGCGCGCACTTCGTCGAAGTCGCCGTGGACAGCGCCACCGGCGAAACCCGCGTGCGCCGAATGCTGGCCGTGTGCGCCGCGGGGCGCATCCTCAACCCGACCTCGGCACGCAGCCAGGTGATCGGAGCAATGACCATGGGCGTCGGCGCGGCGTTGATGGAAGAACTGGCCGTGGACAAGCGCCTGGGCTTTTTCGTCAACCATGACCTGGCGGGTTACGAGGTTCCGGTGCATGCCGATATCCCCCATCAGGAAGTGATCTTCCTCGACGAAACCGACCCGATTTCATCACCGATGAAAGCCAAGGGCGTCGGGGAACTGGGCATATGCGGCGTCAGCGCGGCAATTGCAAATGCGATCTACAACGCGACGGGGATTCGTGTGCGGGACTACCCGATTACCCTGGACAAGATGCTGGATCAATTGCCGCAGATGATTTGA